The DNA sequence gAAAGTTTTAGGTgtaaagccaaatttcttcagcctcctgaggttaaaaaGGCACTGTTGCACCTCCTTTGGCAcactttcctgaagtccacgatcatctcctttgttttgttgatgttgggtgagaggttatttacctggcaccacactcccagggccctcacctcctcgatgtctcgtcattgttggtaatcaagcctactactgttgtgacgcctgcaaacttgatgattgagttggaggcgtgcgtggccacgcggtcatgggtgaacagggagtacaggagggggctaagcatGCATTCTTGTGGGGCcccattgttgaggatcagcgaagtggaggtgttgtttcctaccttcaccacccaggggcggcctgtcaggaagtccaggacccagtttcacagggcggggtagggtgtcaggtaaggtagaggtgatatgatccttgactagtctctcaaagcacttcatgatgacagaagtgagtgctacgggccgatcgtcatttagttcagttacattTGCTTTCCTGGGTACAggaaacaatggtggacatcttgaaacaCGTGGGGTCAACAGacggatagggagagattgaatatgtctgtaaacactccagccagctggtctgcacatgctctgaggacgtggctggggatgctgtctgggccagcagccttgcgagggttaacgtgtgtattgttttgtattttctaggtattactgcactgttgaagcttgaaacactagcatttcgctgcacctgcgataacatctgcaaatctgtataCGCAAccgataaactttgatttgagatgAGCGAAGCGCTAGAATCACATAAAACATCAGTGTGTGGGTCATAATATGTTGATTTATCTGATTCTAAAATACAAATCATATATATCAAGTTCTCTCTATCATACATTAACCAGCACtgttcctctctttcccttcctccctccactatGTCCTTCCTCTGGCAGCTGGAGCCATCTCCATATGGTCTCCACAGCAGAGTCTGACCAGGCCTGTCCAACAGGATGTATTGTTCTCTGTGGACATATCCTGTGTTGGGATTCCCACCATACAGTGGACCTTTATGTCTGGCAGGGTGAGCAGAGACATTGGGGCGTGGCAACCTGGTGGGTTTACCAATGTATCAGAGGACTACATGGACAGAGTCCACACATACACTAATGGATCTATGGGACTGTCGGACCTACGTATTCAGGACGCCGGCTTCTATGTGATCACTGCGACTGAACTGTCCGGGAGCAGCAAAGATGAAGGATTTGTCTTGAAGGTGGAAGGTGAGTGAATAGTGGGCGCAGGCCTGTATCACAATGTGGCATTTTGCTTTAGTCTACAGTGTTAGTGTTTCATCATAGCTGACATTTACAAGAACCCCTTTATGGAACTGTTTTCCTCTCAGTCCTGGAGACGGTTTCTGTAGCGGCCTTATGGTGTTAATGAACAGTATCTTTACAAGTAGTTCAGTACAAGTGACCTTCATTTCTGAGTAAGCTAGTTAGTGGAAGTGAGAATGAACATggtgtgttctccctccctgtgttGTAGAGGTTCTGTATGAGGACCTCCAGTACCTGGCAGTATTTGCTGTAGGGCTGGTCTCCCTGGCTGGCTTTCTCATGGTCTCCATGTGGCTCATGGACAAAGCCTACTGCCGGATCAAGGCATGGAGACAGAGGCGGCAGATGCCAGGTAAATTATTTTAGAATGCTTTTTGGTGTAGATACATTTAGTAATTCAAAGACTCAAGTTTAATTGTTCTTGTGTGTACTTGGTTTTTGTCATTGAATCTCATGTTTTTCTCTCCAGAGAATGATGTAACGGACCTGCAACCTCTCTGATATGAAGATCTATGAGACAGCCAGATGACACTGCCCAACAACCAATCTGAGCTCAAATTAAAGACTAATGTTAAGGGTCCACAGCATGTAAATATGACCAGTTTACTGATTCCAGGAACAGATGAAGGATTGTCAACCTTACATGCCTCAAGACTAGCTGCATGTATTATTTTACTGTACACACAACAGCTGATATTAGTCCATGCTATTTTATGTAAGGAAACACACTGACAAGCGGAAAcaaataatatatttattttcagagttttttttactgtaacaacatttgaaatatatatttttacatcgaCACGGGTAAGTCAAATGTCCAAGCAATTATACTAACATCAATGCATGATTTCAACAAAAGTGGACCAAGTTTGTTTTCTATGTGCTGAATCCTatcagagacagcaagagagagagtgtgatagtGGCCTGACCTAAGGACAGGGGGTGAGGGCAGCCATGAGAAGCTCCATCTTGTAGACAAAGTTGCGTCCCTCCATCTTACTCCAGTGGACCTCCTTGTAGGGACCTCGCAGGTGGTTCCACTTCCCATCCTGGATGACGTCAGACTTGGGCAGCTCCTTGCTCTGGCTGCGTGGGAACTGGACCAGGACCTTACAGCCACTCTCTGGACCGTTACGCACTGGAGAAGATGCATCACATTCATTTGGACAAATGTTACCATTATCTTATACATTTCAGTCATTCCAATCATTATATTAGTTTTCAGACTAAATTAGTTGTTTAAGGTGTATAACATCCAATATgccagattgattgattgattgaagacGGTACCTGAGATGGCGTATTCCCCGTTGGAGGAGGCGACGGTGATGGCCGAGGCATTACCGATGCTCTCCACAGAGCCCAGGCCCACATGGTTACTGAAGCTCAGAACATGCCAACCCATCACCTTAGCCAGCTGCTGTACCGCATGGACCTGGTGCTGAGACATCTGTAGTAccaggggagagacacaggggacACTGTTACTCACACTGGTTCAGACAGGCAGCTACAAAAAGGCTACATCAATACTTTGAAATTGATTTGAATAAAAGTTTCCCTGGAGCAATAAGCCAAGTGAAGAACTAAGTCTAGCAAATGTTATGTACATTAGAATATATAGCTGGCTTCGAGCTATACTTGTGTAATACAGGGTACATAAACAGCAGTTGGCGGTGATGTGACAGCAGTCAGTGTGTCCCTTGACCTGGGAGAGAAGGAAGTCCTGCAGCTCCTGTTCCTGGTGAGAGAGTGTGATGACACGGCCGTCCCTGTGCACCACTCGTATCTGCTCAACCCCTATGTTCAGCTGCAGCTGGATAGAcctgcacacacccacacagaaggTCATGGAACATTCTTTCTCCATGGTCAAAGTTTATTGCTAGACAAGACTTTTTATTTCTACCGAATGTTGAAATAGCTGAATAATTGCCCAATTAAATTGGTGGTAATTCATTAAGGTGAAACCTCTTCTTCCGTTATTCGAGCAAGGAACCTAACTTTTCCCCCTTTAATTTATTCTCACCATATATTGAGGCCGtattacaaccggccgtgattgggagtcccataggacggcgcaccattggcccagtgtcagctgggtttggccggtgtaggccggtattgtaaataagatatttttcTCAACCAACTTGCCTAGAAGATATGTTGACACTTCCTGGCCCAGAAGTATATTCTCTAAACACTGTCCCTTAAACCATGTAGAAAGAGTACTCTCTGCCTCTGTTGCTCTGGCCTAGCCAGTCCTCCTGGCTTTAACAGTACTCTTCCTCTGTTGCTCTGGCCTAGCCAGTCCTCCTGGCTTTAACAGTACTCTGCCTCTGTTGCTCTGGCCTAGCCAGTCCTCCTGGCTTTAACAGTACTCTGCCGCTGTTGCTCTGGCTTGGCTCCTGCTCCACTTACTTGCAGATCTGCTCGTAACCCTGGGAGGTGATGAGGACTTTGACACTGGACTCGTACACGTCGTTGATGTTGGACCAGTGGGCCTGGATCTGGGGGTCTTCTATACGGCTGGCCAGGCTGTCGATGGTCCGCGCCGTCCTGAAACAGACACGAGTGGTGGACTTGCAGTCAATGTTGATTTGCTGTCCTGTAAAATGTTTATTCAGTAACATATTGTTTCATTGTGCAAACATTTTCATGATTTGTGATTTGACAAAAAAAGATAAGTGGTGCTTTGAGTGAAACAACAAGCCTGACAGAAGaatattattaaaaaataaaacagtatGACAGTATGAGCTTATCATTGATGTGGTGTTTTTGTGCCTACCTGCTGCGTAGGAAGATGTGTTTGGCCTGTTTGATGATCTTCTCCAGTAGGCCCTCATTCTGCTGCAGGTTGGAGATCTCAGCCTTGTCATAGGCCATGGGCCCTGCCATACGCTGCCTTTTGTGGCCAAAGGGGGCACTAGCCGGATGGGGCATCACTATCGAACTCAGGGTCTGCTTGTGGAACTGTGGGTGGGAAGGGCGGGGCATTTATATTGATCAATATGTATCACAGTTCACACAATCAGCATTGATACACACATGTGCATATGTACAAGATTAAATAAAACAAGGGGGGCTTAGTTTGGTCAGTATCTGTCTGAGTATGTCTTTGGTCAACAATATAATTACTAGATGGCCAGGTTCAATTTAGTTCCAGAATTCTCCACCCAGAAAGACTGGCGGACCCACCTCTCTCATGAGTTGGTGCAGGTTGTGTTCTAAAACGTAGAGGTGGTCGTCGGGTTTAGGTTTCTCTGGTGACGCCCTCTGGTTCTTCTTCTCTCCAGTGGAGTGACACAGAGAAATGGACAACTGGAGACCTGCAGGGAGGATAGACAACCTCAATAGTGGTGTAATACAGAAATCTCTTAAGAGTAGGACTCTGCACAGCTGACGAGGGGTGAATAACAGCAAAATAACAGCTACTGCATCTCTGGACACTTAGAACGCACTACTCCAGgtaatagacaacaacaaaaaaacacattgatTTTGCAAAATGCATGGTTTCATGGAGTATTAATTTTCCATAGGCTACAATAACTCTCCTAAAAGCATTGTGAAGTGTCCTCACCTGGGAAGGGTTGAGAAATGATCTGGTTCTTGACTACGATGTGGGGGATCTGGGACTTGATCTGAACCGCCTCCCGGGACAGCTGGGCAAAAATCTCCTTACAGAGCAGCACATTCTGGGCAGCTTCCAGCTTCACATGCCACGGCTGAGTGCCTGCTTTAGCTTTAGGCTGCCTCCTGAACAGACTCACAGTGCCTAGGTCACCTATGTCAGGGGCTTGTTTCTGGATTGAAACCTGGAAGACAACACAATGTTTGAGAGGCCAGGCCGAACATCAACATTATCACAATGAGGTATGTTCCCTGAGCAGTATCTATTCACTTTGATGTAAGCTGATCCCTCCAGATCACTGGGGATCTGGACGTTCAGTGGACAGTAATCCTCCGGGAGCTTCTTGTCCAGGTCGATGTCTGTGTTCTTTATCACCTCAAAGGTGCCGGCATGAGGAAACAAGGATCCTGCAGAGAGATACATGGCATTAGAAATTAGCTATATTATGTCAtaaaaacaatgaatgtgcagAAGGTGGTAAATACTGCAATGACACTAAATGAGACATTTGAGCAGAGTTAACGCCTCCACACCTGCGCTCCTGTAGCTGAGGTCTCCCAGGATCTTGTCTCCTACTTTGCGTAGTTTCCACTGCGAGCGGAGCCGCAGCAGCTCTGAGTTgaagtctctctgtctcctgttctcCTGGTTCTCTGCCACTGACTTGCTTAGTTTATCTGCCCCCTTCAGGAGCAGCTGAGCTGCTGTGGCCAAAGACTTCTTCTTACTGATGAGCTGGAAGACCTGTGGCGTCTATAGTAAGGAGTGAGGTAGGGAGgtcagggaagagagagtgaggtaaTAGGTTCATGTCAAACAGTCCAGTGGCTTCATCTCCTTCATCTGCAGTGACCTCAAAACACAGGATAGATCAAAGTAAGCAATATGTTGGATGTGTATTGTGTACCAGGAATTAGCTTTCATTATCAGTTTAGTTATTCCACGTCAGTGCAAATGAAGACAGAATGAAGAAAGAACCACTTAAGACTACTGAGATGCATTGAAAAGATTGAAGTCCTGAGTAAAGCCACTTAGCTAGGCCTACCTTTCCGGCTGAGGGGTCCTGGGACACTGGGTCCAGGGCCATGTACTTCTTCTCCTTGACTACGCTGAGGACGTCGTATAGCACACACATCTCTGTCAGGGAGCTGCGGAGGTTGTTACGCACAGAGTCCCAGGGCCACAAGGATGGCTGGAACTTCACTGTGgctggaaggaggaggagcaagtaTCAATCAACCATTCTGTTCAGATCAACTCCCTACTGAGCTCTTAATAGAAATCATAAGTGTTGCTTCAGATTTGGGCCGGGTACATACCAGTATTGCGATACTCATTAGTATCGTGGCAAGAAACAAAACACGAAGCGGATTTTACTTTTTAGGAAAACAgacctaatgttggaaacaaatgTCAATGTTGTCATCCAGTCATATTTATtgattttccaagctatagcacacaatgtTTTACAGACAGCAGGTTTtcaaaggaccaaagagttagttctgctttgtgttttcatttatgccatggaaaaaatattgtgCTATTGGTATCATTGCAGCCCTGCTACAGATGTCTATCAGATGGTCTCAGGAACATAAGGTTTTTCGATAATAACTCTCCAAGGCAGAAATAATACCTTTACAGTCAATTAATGAAGATGGTGTAGACTGTcgtggaaattcagtactgagagagatttggtaatttcttcaaacaatcatctttatttaatatcaattaattattgcaataatgaggctGGTCGACCCCCCCACCCT is a window from the Oncorhynchus tshawytscha isolate Ot180627B linkage group LG14, Otsh_v2.0, whole genome shotgun sequence genome containing:
- the LOC112267233 gene encoding V-set and transmembrane domain-containing protein 5; protein product: MWPLRLWDAQEVALFLSLTLYVCHLAGAISIWSPQQSLTRPVQQDVLFSVDISCVGIPTIQWTFMSGRVSRDIGAWQPGGFTNVSEDYMDRVHTYTNGSMGLSDLRIQDAGFYVITATELSGSSKDEGFVLKVEEVLYEDLQYLAVFAVGLVSLAGFLMVSMWLMDKAYCRIKAWRQRRQMPENDVTDLQPL
- the LOC112267232 gene encoding mediator of RNA polymerase II transcription subunit 17, whose product is MSGSGPAVRVSIESSCEKQVQEVSLDGMETYVPPLSMSQNLAKLAQRIDFGQGSDSDEEGVETEPRDPQEWGNQEPEEDEATVKFQPSLWPWDSVRNNLRSSLTEMCVLYDVLSVVKEKKYMALDPVSQDPSAGKTPQVFQLISKKKSLATAAQLLLKGADKLSKSVAENQENRRQRDFNSELLRLRSQWKLRKVGDKILGDLSYRSAGSLFPHAGTFEVIKNTDIDLDKKLPEDYCPLNVQIPSDLEGSAYIKVSIQKQAPDIGDLGTVSLFRRQPKAKAGTQPWHVKLEAAQNVLLCKEIFAQLSREAVQIKSQIPHIVVKNQIISQPFPGLQLSISLCHSTGEKKNQRASPEKPKPDDHLYVLEHNLHQLMREFHKQTLSSIVMPHPASAPFGHKRQRMAGPMAYDKAEISNLQQNEGLLEKIIKQAKHIFLRSRTARTIDSLASRIEDPQIQAHWSNINDVYESSVKVLITSQGYEQICKSIQLQLNIGVEQIRVVHRDGRVITLSHQEQELQDFLLSQMSQHQVHAVQQLAKVMGWHVLSFSNHVGLGSVESIGNASAITVASSNGEYAISVRNGPESGCKVLVQFPRSQSKELPKSDVIQDGKWNHLRGPYKEVHWSKMEGRNFVYKMELLMAALTPCP